One part of the Schistocerca piceifrons isolate TAMUIC-IGC-003096 chromosome 2, iqSchPice1.1, whole genome shotgun sequence genome encodes these proteins:
- the LOC124775675 gene encoding sperm flagellar protein 2-like, with protein MGEILQRWVWRRLGVAVDKDPALFARQVADGVLLADLLQAYGVLGHEAHSCVSPVTDPRLRLSNLRFLKVWLEEVGVRCEDATLRAMAAATGKGSAAVSLFYQVFFCLEGKDRLHFLAEQEVEYYRMRQKRPSRFTVEPVPETQEAAKEPATVEREEPCISKEELAKLYSEQYHALLRECRDSHVDVEDREAEAQSPPRKPCLEVGKTSLWAVHVPPSSTTQTPSTSSVLDREYTQSELECIRQQARKLSSGEAKPKKPTADVLEEPSRKEIAYATFKKRMQKVVLGELWEALLQEQEKQFDRMVTEKLIKQSQYEKKAVSKLFSVRSHKRKMVENRLRVEKMLLDQQQQELDSALMEVYDEQCFRESMSLFERDRFQELQKRLGDDKQRKRYAKHFGICMDVVKSAVDFGLRVSEFKKTNRGIVPQELVDQWKALFFKGLPIFDVLEGGGERLLAEEIVNELIEEVELETDRQIILDEHDLQAYLALEETWEVAVLAPHLAGTESSLNVLGHVIHRLLAAKYPYPLRPMPADIPRYPVAAALIAELEDDKLAILEGLLKHRAVHVVKMENVINFCVAAFKEECTPDTKAETENKLSKKKAKQPASTPSTKATKEEPEVAPTDKFTQTPVKIPEDGEEEVFEGEEKPREMSPQSKLGQRAFEILGVGEEINDELLASMLIEYLKNQMEINGWVLINFPKTYSQASVLEEKLSGQQMPPESSEDDEDKDPFREQRVSRLLPNPTPAEPPPPFSTYLTAYIHVEKLETPSAFEEDNDEQLDVFNENLSPLEKLYTEQGMNYAFYYESFDFPTLKQLAKTVIGDMEMPLKPSVELFGEGYEDLAEKGKKGKSAKKPPKKVGAKEVKSKTEEGKEELEELLASDMTSKEESFLAKEGEPTEEPAKPGEEGWHYVDLPQPLDLQCTLATIWEKTEWMYTRALKEIFFSKRIHYSHIVPYVNYVTELLQKYIRRPDLKQDAVHEFQTRYNEMDEDLRQDDEIKSELHCRVTELRHCLWEICDRRMKQAETERRKIICESWIAGEMVAFVNLFIAAAEVELDRYIDTLQLISDYYTNMMSKLPSEKRFDKIAIPPLSSDPEPGEAQELDDLIRKSKVDSSGSLPRSSTRDVLTKGVSRGSSVTRSARKSSIVTGASVYRSMSSTAGTRKGAVARILINSDTSFSVQTPYHKALTAAVSSAVTSVERVALQLREMVTAEGTADDKKSKKSTKKEDTARSAAGETTPLDNLVSEWTYCANEEMSRVIYRLNILLARGLNDLTEILNAVQSMFYSLYEEIGDRYKREVESVDNLCQVLFTAIEEEQPIREQLVLEQDIFVVKPNVVLLPEPPPPTPQPLEERRAVDEFRISQLQNLRKRLHRLAPSGNMPERAFVSLLEDCLFSATVEGEEPILPPICMELQAADLQNIVHKVFGSQECVDWRDFLIYGLDLEYPTEEDILDVRRQFRVMDVDGTETVSFRDYQRVVFWFEKELEEDSQLRLRKFSAKDLLSDVFTAGYNKVSYTSLLLCFCKDEDETEGFRKALALSTGKRIVLDPNDLTKEGFLTEAELMRLAESKRRARKAASTVAGIILDDTIQFTEGVVIEEALPPDQSWLTEVPMRTTLCVLAAALPWLTRLPRLRQGLPSLRESVERVYGPARSLPASALLAHPQLRRLLSLTSKFRACKLAPLLAQAAEARAPARTGSVQA; from the exons GTATGGCTGGAGGAGGTGGGCGTGCGGTGCGAGGACGCGACCTTGCGGGCGATGGCGGCGGCGACGGGAAAGGGGTCGGCCGCGGTGTCGCTCTTCTACCAGGTCTTCTTCTGCCTCGAGGGCAAGGACAGGTTGCACTTCCTCGCGGAACAGGAGGTGGAGTACTACAGAATGCGCCAGAAACGGCCGTCCCGCTTCACCGTGGAGCCCGTGCCGGAAACGCAGGAGGCGGCCAAGGAACCGGCGACGGTGGAACGCGAAGAGCCGTGCATCAGCAAGGAGGAGCTGGCCAAGCTGTACAGCGAGCAGTACCACGCCCTGCTGCGCGAGTGCCGCGACTCGCACGTCGACGTCGAGGACAGGGAGGCCGAGGCGCAGTCCCCACCCCGCAAGCCGTGCCTCGAAGTGGGCAAGACCAGCTTGTGGGCCGTGCACGTACCACCGTCCTCAACGACACAGACACCCTCGACGTCTTCGGTACTCGATCGCGAATACACCCAGAGTGAGCTAGAGTGCATCCGGCAGCAAGCACGAAAATTGAGCAGCGGTGAAGCGAAGCCCAAGAAGCCGACCGCGGACGTCCTGGAGGAACCGTCCCGGAAAGAAATCGCTTACGCCACGTTTAAGAAACGGATGCAAAAGGTAGTCCTCGGTGAACTGTGGGAGGCGTTGCTCCAAGAACAGGAGAAGCAGTTCGACCGCATGGTGACCGAAAAGCTCATCAAACAGTCTCAGTACGAGAAGAAAGCGGTTTCCAAACTCTTCTCGGTACGTAGCCACAAGCGGAAGATGGTGGAGAATCGACTACGCGTGGAAAAGATGCTACTGGATCAGCAACAGCAGGAGCTCGATAGCGCTCTTATGGAGGTGTACGACGAACAGTGCTTTCGAGAGAGCATGTCGTTGTTCGAGAGGGACCGCTTTCAGGAACTTCAGAAGAGGTTGGGCGACGATAAACAGAGGAAACGCTACGCGAAGCACTTCGGAATCTGCATGGACGTTGTTAAATCCGCCGTCGACTTCGGCCTGAGAGTTTCCGAATTCAAAAAGACCAACAGAGGCATAGTGCCGCAAGAACTAGTGGATCAATGGAAGGCGCTCTTCTTCAAAGGTCTCCCTATATTCGACGTTCTGGAAGGAGGCGGGGAAAGGCTTCTAGCGGAGGAGATTGTTAACGAGCTCATTGAGGAAGTGGAGCTGGAGACCGACAGGCAAATCATACTGGACGAACATGACCTGCAAGCGTACCTGGCACTGGAGGAAACCTGGGAGGTGGCTGTACTCGCTCCACACCTTGCAGGCACCGAAAGTTCACTCAATGTGCTGGGCCACGTGATCCACCGGTTACTGGCAGCAAAATACCCGTACCCTCTTCGGCCGATGCCGGCAGACATCCCGCGGTATCCAGTGGCCGCGGCCCTGATAGCAGAACTAGAAGACGACAAGTTGGCTATCCTGGAGGGCCTCCTCAAACACAGAGCTGTGCACGTCGTGAAAATGGAGAATGTAATCAACTTCTGCGTGGCTGCGTTTAAAGAGGAGTGTACTCCAGACACCAAAGCAGAAACGGAGAACAAATTGAGTAAGAAGAAAGCGAAACAACCTGCCAGCACGCCTTCGACGAAAGCCACAAAAGAAGAGCCTGAGGTTGCCCCGACAGATAAGTTTACGCAGacacctgttaaaattcctgaagATGGTGAAGAGGAGGTATTCGAAGGGGAAGAAAAGCCACGAGAAATGTCTCCGCAGTCAAAACTCGGCCAGAGAGCTTTCGAGATTCTAGGCGTCGGGGAAGAGATTAACGATGAGCTTCTGGCATCAATGCTGATCGAATACCTAAAAAATCAGATGGAAATCAATGGATGGGTGCTCATAAATTTCCCCAAAACTTACTCGCAGGCCTCTGTCCTCGAAGAAAAGTTATCTGGGCAGCAGATGCCGCCCGAGTCATCTGAAGACGATGAAGACAAAGATCCGTTTCGTGAGCAGAGGGTTTCGAGGCTATTACCCAACCCGACTCCAGCAGAACCTCCGCCTCCTTTCTCGACGTATCTAACCGCTTATATTCACGTCGAGAAACTAGAGACACCCTCGGCTTTTGAGGAGGACAATGACGAGCAACTTGACGTGTTTAATGAGAATCTCTCCCCACTTGAAAAGCTATATACGGAACAGGGCATGAATTATGCATTCTACTACGAGAGTTTTGACTTCCCTACCCTGAAACAGTTGGCGAAGACAGTTATAGGGGACATGGAAATGCCTTTAAAACCTTCAGTCGAGCTGTTTGGTGAGGGTTATGAAGATCTGGccgaaaaaggaaagaaaggaaaatcagcgAAGAAACCGCCGAAAAAAGTGGGGGCCAAGGAGGTTAAAAGTAAAACAGAGGAAGGGAAGGAGGAACTGGAGGAACTTCTTGCATCTGACATGACGTCGAAGGAGGAAAGTTTTCTGGCGAAAGAGGGAGAACCTACGGAAGAGCCAGCGAAACCTGGCGAGGAAGGTTGGCACTACGTTGACCTCCCCCAGCCACTAGACCTGCAGTGTACGCTCGCCACAATCTGGGAGAAAACTGAGTGGATGTACACGCGAGCACTTAAGGAAATCTTCTTCAGCAAACGAATCCATTATTCTCACATCGTTCCCTACGTAAATTACGTCACTGAGCTGTTACAAAAATATATCAGGCGTCCTGATCTAAAGCAGGATGCGGTCCACGAGTTCCAGACGAGATACAACGAAATGGACGAAGATCTTCGCCAAGACGATGAGATAAAGAGCGAGCTTCATTGTAGAGTCACCGAACTGCGTCATTGTCTATGGGAAATATGCGACAGGAGAATGAAACAAGCCGAAACCGAAAGGAGGAAGATCATTTGCGAGAGCTGGATCGCGGGAGAGATGGTGGCTTTTGTAAATCTGTTCATCGCAGCTGCGGAAGTTGAATTGGATCGTTACATCGACACACTTCAGTTGATAAGCGACTATTACACGAACATGATGTCGAAACTACCGAGCGAAAAAAGGTTTGATAAAATAGCTATTCCACCACTGTCGAGTGACCCAGAACCGGGAGAGGCGCAAGAACTTGACGACTTAATACGAAAATCAAAGGTCGACTCATCGGGCTCTCTTCCCAGAAGCAGTACCAGAGACGTCTTGACGAAGGGAGTAAGCAGAGGCAGTTCTGTCACCAGAAGTGCCCGCAAGAGTAGTATAGTAACTGGAGCTTCTGTTTACAGAAGTATGTCATCGACAGCAGGTACGAGAAAGGGGGCAGTTGCCAGGATCTTGATAAACTCAGACACAAGTTTCTCCGTGCAGACTCCTTACCACAAGGCGCTCACCGCGGCCGTTTCTTCCGCTGTTACATCTGTGGAGAGAGTTGCACTGCAACTCCGAGAGATGGTTACTGCAGAAGGAACTGCAGATGATAAGAAGAGCAAAAAGTCCACGAAAAAGGAGGACACTGCGAGAAGCGCGGCAGGTGAAACTACTCCTCTCGATAATCTCGTCTCAGAGTGGACGTACTGCGCAAACGAAGAGATGTCGAGAGTGATATATCGTCTGAATATCTTGTTGGCCAGAGGCCTAAACGATCTGACTGAAATTCTGAATGCAGTTCAGTCGATGTTTTATTCTCTCTACGAGGAAATCGGAGACAGATACAAGCGCGAGGTGGAGAGTGTGGATAATTTGTGTCAGGTGCTTTTCACAGCCATAGAGGAAGAGCAGCCGATAAGGGAACAGCTCGTGTTGGAGCAGGACATCTTCGTCGTGAAGCCGAACGTTGTGCTGCTGCCGGAGCCGCCACCTCCCACTCCCCAGCCTCTAGAAGAGCGTCGGGCTGTTGACGAGTTCCGTATCTCCCAGTTGCAGAATCTAAGGAAGAGGTTGCACCGCTTAGCACCGAGCGGCAACATGCCCGAGAGAGCTTTCGTTTCCCTTTTGGAAGACTGTTTGTTCAGTGCGACTGTGGAAGGCGAGGAACCTATACTTCCGCCGATATGCATGGAGCTTCAAGCCGCAGACCTTCAGAATATAGTGCACAAGGTGTTCGGCAGTCAAGAATGCGTCGATTGGAGAGACTTCCTCATCTACGGGTTAGATTTGGAGTATCCTACTGAAGAGGATATCCTAGACGTGCGCCGTCAGTTCAGAGTAATGGACGTTGACGGTACGGAAACGGTGTCGTTCAGAGACTACCAGAGGGTGGTGTTTTGGTTCGAGAAGGAACTGGAAGAAGACTCGCAGCTGCGGCTGCGGAAGTTCTCGGCGAAAGACTTATTGTCCGACGTTTTCACCGCAGGCTACAACAAAGTAAGTTACACGTCACTGCTGCTGTGTTTCTGTAAGGACGAGGACGAAACGGAAGGCTTCAGGAAGGCTCTGGCTCTGTCGACGGGGAAGAGGatagtgctggatcccaacgatctTACGAAAGAAGGTTTCCTCACGGAGGCGGAGTTGATGAGGCTCGCAGAATCGAAACGGCGCGCCAGGAAGGCGGCGAGCACTGTAGCCGGCATTATCCTCGACGACACTATCCAGTTTACGGAGGGGGTGGTCATAGAGGAG GCGCTGCCGCCCGACCAGTCGTGGCTGACGGAGGTGCCGATGCGGACGACGCTGTGCGTGCTGGCCGCGGCGCTGCCGTGGCTGACGCGCCTGCCGCGGCTGCGGCAGGGCCTGCCGTCGCTGCGGGAGAGCGTGGAGCGCGTGTACGGGCCGGCGCGCTCGCTGCCCGCGTCCGCCCTGCTGGCGCACCCGCAGCTGCGCCGCCTGCTCTCGCTCACCTCCAAGTTCCGCGCCTGCAAGCTGGCGCCGCTGCTCGCGCAGGCGGCCGAGGCCCGCGCGCCGGCGCGCACGGGCTCCGTGCAAGCGTGA